A window of Polaribacter litorisediminis contains these coding sequences:
- a CDS encoding alanine dehydrogenase: MSQFSPFSKEELLPQTEMLEIKKRKGELFIGIPKETYTGEKRICLTPDAVTALSANGHRIVIETGAGDGANFTDKEYSEAGAKISYDSEEAFKCNIVLKVAPPTEEEISYLNPQTILISSLQLKTQSKKYFESLAKKRITAVAFDYIKDDQDTYPIVKSLSEIAGTASILIAGELMSGVNKGNGLLFGNIGGVPPTSVVIFGAGTVGEFAAKTALGFGARVKVFDNSITKLRNLQRYLPGPIYTSTVQPKSIAKAIMRCDVAIGAIRGKNRSPIVVTETMIEQMKEGAVIVDVSIDRGGCFETSNVTSHNSPTFVKHGVIHYCVPNIPSRYARTASVSISNIFTPYLLDIAAEGGFENAARFDKSLRNGMYFYHGILTNRTVADWFDLPFRDINLLIV; this comes from the coding sequence ATGAGTCAATTTTCTCCTTTTAGTAAAGAAGAACTACTACCGCAAACCGAAATGCTGGAAATTAAAAAGAGAAAAGGTGAATTATTTATCGGGATCCCTAAAGAAACTTACACGGGTGAAAAACGTATTTGCTTAACGCCAGATGCCGTTACAGCGCTTTCTGCAAACGGACACAGAATCGTTATCGAAACTGGTGCTGGTGATGGTGCTAATTTTACAGATAAAGAATATTCCGAAGCTGGTGCAAAAATTTCGTACGATTCAGAGGAAGCATTTAAATGCAACATTGTTTTAAAAGTTGCGCCACCAACTGAAGAAGAAATTAGCTATCTAAACCCGCAAACAATTTTAATTTCATCGCTTCAGCTAAAAACACAATCTAAAAAATACTTTGAAAGTTTAGCTAAAAAAAGAATTACAGCGGTGGCTTTCGATTACATTAAGGATGACCAGGACACCTACCCTATTGTAAAATCTTTGAGTGAAATTGCTGGTACGGCATCTATCTTAATTGCTGGTGAGTTGATGAGTGGCGTAAATAAAGGAAACGGTTTGTTATTCGGAAATATTGGTGGCGTGCCGCCAACAAGTGTTGTTATTTTTGGAGCAGGAACTGTTGGAGAGTTTGCCGCCAAAACTGCTTTAGGTTTTGGCGCTAGAGTGAAAGTTTTTGATAACTCAATTACTAAATTAAGAAATTTACAAAGGTATTTGCCCGGACCAATTTATACCTCTACAGTGCAACCAAAATCAATAGCAAAAGCAATAATGCGCTGCGATGTTGCTATCGGTGCCATTAGAGGAAAAAACAGATCTCCTATTGTGGTAACAGAAACGATGATTGAGCAGATGAAAGAAGGTGCTGTTATCGTGGATGTTAGTATCGATAGAGGTGGTTGTTTTGAAACCTCTAATGTTACTTCTCATAACTCCCCAACCTTTGTAAAACATGGTGTTATTCATTATTGTGTGCCGAATATTCCTTCGAGATATGCTAGAACAGCTTCCGTTTCTATCAGTAATATTTTTACACCTTATTTATTAGATATCGCCGCAGAAGGTGGTTTTGAAAATGCTGCACGTTTTGATAAAAGCTTACGAAACGGCATGTATTTTTATCACGGAATCTTAACGAATAGAACGGTTGCAGATTGGTTTGATTTACCTTTTAGAGATATTAACTTATTAATCGTATAA